One genomic segment of Brachionichthys hirsutus isolate HB-005 chromosome 13, CSIRO-AGI_Bhir_v1, whole genome shotgun sequence includes these proteins:
- the top2b gene encoding DNA topoisomerase 2-beta — MGGRQILGSQRKMSNGAAGSGVLAWMEAANCRGDAGKVEAAKKDKASSKLSVERVYQKKTQLEHILLRPDTYIGSVEPITQQMWVFDEDLGMNQREITYVPGLYKIFDEILVNAADNKQRDKNMTAIKITIDPESNTISIWNNGKGIPVVEHKDEKMYVPALIFGHLLTSSNYDDDEKKVTGGRNGYGAKLCNIFSTKFTVETACKEYRRSFRQTWQNNMGKTSEPKVKFFDGDDFTCVTFQPDLAKFKMDSLDKDIVALLTRRAYDVAGSCKGVKVTLNGKKLPINGFRSYVDLYVKDKLDETGVALKVVNETVNDRWEVCLTMSEKGFQQIGFVNSIATTKGGRHVDYVVDQIVAKLIEVVKKKNKAGVSVKPFQVKNHIWVFVNALIENPSFDSQTKENMTLQTKSFGSKCPLSDKFIRAATNCGIIESILNWVKFKAQTQLNKKCSSVKYSKIKGIPKLDDANDAGGKHSSDCTLILTEGDSAKSLAVSGLGVIGRDRYGVFPLRGKILNVREATHKQIMENAEINNIIKIVGLQYKKSYDDPESLRSLRYGKIMIMTDQDQDGSHIKGLLINFFHHNWPSLLKHTFLEEFITPIVKVTKAKQELAFYSIPEFDEWKRRTENCKTWHIKYYKGLGTSTGKEAKEYFSDMEKHRITFRYSGAEDDAAITLAFSKKKTDDRKEWLTNFMEDRRQRRMHGLPEQYLYGNQARHLSYNDFINKELILFSNSDNERSIPSSVDGLKPGQRKVMFTCLKRNDKREVKVAQLAGSVAEMSAYHHGEQALMMTIVNLAQNFVGSNNLNILQPLGQFGTRINGGKDAASPRYIFTMLSPLAKLLFPAVDSNLLKFLNDDNQKVEPEWYIPIIPLVLVNGAEGIGTGWACKIPNYDLREIVNNINRMLNHQDPMQLLPSYKNFKGVIHELGQNQFLVSGEVSVIDRNTIEITELPVRTWTQAYKESVLEPMLQGTDKTPALISDYKEYHTDTTVKFVVRMSEEKLAQAEAAGLHKVFKLQSSLTCNSMVLFDHMGCLKRYDSVQDILREFFELRLHYYKLRKDWLMGSLGAEAAKLSNQARFVLEKIDGKISIENKSKRELIRMLVQKGFESDPVVAWVKAQEKSQDEDDREGNESDGSVDSSHLSGPNFNYILNMPLWCLTKEKVEELLKQRDQKKGELSNIQMKQPEDLWKENLAVFIEELDKLEAQEREELNSGKVIKLVKGKVGKPKSKKINLEETMPSPFGRRVDPPTQPIKSDAAKKLTKKKKSDADPVSKMEFDEDGLVGEGVTGENAAAKPKTPRVKKEKKEPGAPRVRKPPGPRGTPAKKIKKRNPWSDDESKSDSDVENSESVIPRENKSQRASTSKPKYTFDFSEEEEAEEENGDEEDMASSPMRPFKDDFPSSEIKESHNDDEDDEENEVPYSPPPKVPMSVPVVKKKETPSIFSSQSTFSDKSNDSNVSKSCSDDDNGPVFSTYSSSSVFDKLSQAKKAAKKPSNEAPKPKKQATPRAKKPDKSIWDSDSDTESKKPAAVLKGKCGGRKRKGSGSEEDYSPMKKVPKPVARKPPSDDEEDGSNNLSTKALSRDRPGRAKKEVKYFVESDNEDDDDDMFLF; from the exons ATGGGCGGTAGGCAG ATTTTAGGATCTCAAAGGAAGATGTCCAACGGCGCAGCGGGCAGCGGAGTGCTGGCTTGGATG GAGGCTGCAAACTGCCGGGGTGACGCTGGCAAGGTGGAAGCGGCCAAGAAGGACAAAGCCAGCTCCAAGCTGTCTGTGGAGAGAGTGTACCAGAAGAAAACCCAGCTGGAGCACATCCTCCTGCGTCCCGACACGTACATCGGCTCCGTGGAGCCCATCACTcag CAAATGTGGGTGTTTGATGAAGACCTGGGAATGAACCAGAGGGAAATCACATATGTTCCGGGACTTTATAAGATCTTTGATGAAATTCTCG TAAATGCAGCTGacaacaaacaaagagacaagAACATGACTGCCATCAAGATCACCATTGATCC AGAGTCCAACACCATTTCTATCTGGAACAACGGTAAAGGAATCCCCGTGGTTGAGCACAAAGATGAAAAGATGTACGTTCCTGCGCTCATTTTTGGCCACCTGCTCACCTCAAGCAACTACGATGACGATGAGAAGAAGGTCACAG GTGGGAGGAATGGGTACGGTGCCAAGCTGTGCAACATCTTCAGCACTAAGTTCACCGTGGAGACGGCCTGCAAGGAATACAGACGCAGTTTCAGACAG ACGTGGCAGAATAACATGGGCAAGACTTCAGAGCCCAAGGTCAAGTTCTTTGATGGTGACGATTTCACCTGTGTGACGTTCCAACCTGACCTGGCCAAGTTCAAGATGGACAGTTTGGACAAGGACATTGTCGCGCTGCTGACGCGCAGAGCTTATGATGTAGCTGGCTCCTGCAAGGGGGTTAAGGTCACGCTGAACGGGAAAAAATTACCT ATAAATGGATTCCGCAGCTATGTAGACCTGTACGTGAAGGACAAACTGGATGAGACGGGTGTGGCACTGAAGGTGGTGAACGAGACCGTGAATGATCGCTGGGAAGTTTGCCTCACCATGAGCGAGAAAGGATTCCAGCAAATCGGCTTTGTCAACAGCATCGCCACCACCAAG GGTGGGAGGCATGTCGATTATGTGGTCGACCAGATTGTGGCCAAACTGATTGaggtggtgaagaagaagaacaaggcAGGCGTGTCAGTCAAGCCCTTCCAG GTGAAAAACCACATCTGGGTGTTTGTGAACGCACTGATCGAGAACCCCTCCTTCGACTCTCAGACCAAGGAGAATATGACGCTCCAGACAAAGAGCTTTGGGTCCAAGTGCCCTTTGTCCGACAAATTCATTCGGGCG GCAACCAACTGCGGCATCATTGAAAGCATACTCAACTGGGTGAAGTTCAAAGCTCAGACACAGCTGAATAAGAAGTGCTCCTCTGTGAAGTACAGCAAGATCAAGGGCATCCCCAAGCTAGATGATGCCAACGACGCTG GTGGTAAACACTCCTCCGACTGCACACTGATCCTCACCGAGGGAGACTCAGCCAagtctctggctgtctctggaCTCGGAGTCATTGGGCGCGATCGATATGGAGTGTTCCCATTGAGAGGAAAGATTCTAAATGTGCGAGAGGCCACGCACAAGCAG ATCATGGAAAATGCTGAGATTAACAACATCATTAAGATTGTTGGCCTCCAATACAAAAAGAGCTACGATGACCCCGAGTCACTGAGGAGCCTTCGCTATGGAAAGATCATGATCATGACCGATCAG GATCAAGATGGCTCCCATATCAAAGGCCTTCTTATCAACTTCTTCCACCACAACTGGCCGTcactgctcaaacacacattccTTGAGGAGTTTATCACACCCATTGTCAAA GTGACCAAAGCCAAGCAGGAACTGGCCTTCTACAGCATTCCGGAGTTCGATGAGTGGAAGAGACGGACAGAGAATTGTAAAACCTGGCATATAAAGTACTACAAAG gtttgggtacaagtacaggcaaagAGGCAAAGGAATACTTTTCTGATATGGAGAAGCATCGCATCACATTCAGATACAGCGGTGCAGAAGATGATGCCGCCATCACTTTG GCCTTTAGCAAGAAGAAGACCGATGACAGGAAGGAGTGGCTAACCAACTTCATGGAGGACAGACGCCAGAGGAGGATGCATGGTCTGCCAGAG CAATACCTGTATGGGAATCAGGCCAGGCACCTCTCTTACAACGACTTCATCAACAAAGAGCTGATTTTGTTCTCCAACTCTGACAATGAGCGGTCCATTCCCTCTTCAGTTGATG GTTTAAAGCCGGGTCAGAGGAAGGTGATGTTCACTTGCCTAAAAAGGAATGACAAGAGGGAAGTGAAGGTAGCACAGCTGGCTGGTTCAGTAGCAGAGATGTCTGCCTACCATCATGGAGAG CAAGCTCTCATGATGACCATCGTGAACTTGGCTCAGAACTTCGTTGGCAGCAACAACTTGAACATCCTGCAGCCCCTGGGCCAGTTCGGCACCCGGATCAATGGAGGCAAAGACGCTGCCAGCCCTCGTTACATCTTCACCATGCTCAG TCCGCTTGCCAAGCTATTGTTCCCAGCTGTGGATTCGAATCTGCTCAAGTTCCTGAACGATGACAACCAGAAGGTGGAACCAGAGTGGTACATTCCCATCATTCCATTGGTGCTGGTGAACGGTGCAGAGGGCATCGGGACAGGCTGGGCATGTAAGATTCCCAACTATGACCTGCGAGAGATTGTCAACAATATCAACCGTATGCTCAACCACCAGGACCCCATGCAGCTG CTTCCCAGTTACAAAAACTTCAAAGGCGTAATTCATGAACTGGGTCAGAACCAGTTCCTGGTCAGTGGAGAGGTCTCTGTCATAGACAGAAACACCATTGAGATCACGGAGCTTCCAGTTCGGACATGGACACAG GCCTACAAGGAGTCTGTGCTGGAGCCCATGCTGCAGGGCACTGACAAAACCCCCGCCCTCATCAGTGACTATAAGGAGTACCACACCGACACCACCGTCAAGTTCGTGGTACGCATGTCTGAGGAGAAACTGGCGCAGGCCGAAGCAGCTGGGCTTCACAAAGTCTTCAAGCTGCAGTCCAGTCTAACCTGCAACTCCATG GTGTTGTTCGACCATATGGGTTGTCTGAAGAGGTACGATTCAGTCCAAGACATCCTTCGGGAGTTCTTTGAGCTCCGGCTGCACTACTACAAATTGAGGAAGGATTGGTTGATGGGCAGCCTGGGCGCTGAGGCCGCCAAATTGTCCAACCAGGCTCGCTTTGTACTGGAGAAGATTGATGGAAAGATTTCAatcg aaaaCAAATCCAAGCGTGAATTGATCCGAATGCTGGTCCAGAAAGGCTTTGAGTCGGATCCGGTGGTTGCCTGGGTCAAGGCTCAGGAAAAG TCTCAGGATGAAGACGACAGAGAAGGAAACGAGAGCGACGGCTCGGTAGACTCGAGCCATTTGTCGGGGCCAAACTTCAACTACATCCTCAACATGCCTCTGTGGTGCCTAACGAAAGAGAAGGTCGAAGAGCTGCTGAAACAGAGGGACCAAAAG AAAGGAGAACTCAGTAATATCCAGATGAAGCAGCCAGAGGACCTGTGGAAGGAGAACCTGGCAGTATTCATTGAGGAGCTGGAT AAATTGGAAGCCCAGGAGCGTGAGGAACTGAATTCTGGCAAGGTCATCAAACTGGTGAAGGGGAAAGTGGGCAAACCTAAAAGCAAGAAGATCAACCTGGAGGAGACCATGCCCTCTCCATTTGGTCGCAGAGTGGATCCTCCAACGCAGCCAATCAAATCTGACGCTGCCAAGAAACtgaccaagaagaagaag AGTGACGCAGATCCAGTCTCGAAGATGGAGTTTGACGAGGATGGTCTTGTTGGCGAGGGAGTGACGGGAGAGAACGCTGCAGCGAAACCAAAGACTCCACGTGtcaagaaggagaagaaagagccGG GTGCTCCCAGAGTGAGAAAGCCTCCAGGACCCAGAGGGACCCCTGCCAAGAAGATCAAGAAGAGAAACCCCTGGTCTGATGACGAGTCCAAGTCGGACAGCGATGTGGAAAACAGCGAGTCTGTCATCCCCAGAGAGAACAAGTCTCAGAGAGCATCAA CTTCGAAGCCAAAATACACGTTTGACTtctcagaggaagaggaggccgaaGAGGAGAAtggtgatgaggaggacatgGCCTCTTCTCCTATGCGACCTTTCAAAGATGACTTTCCTTCCTCTGAGATCAAAGAAAGCCATaacgatgatgaagacgatgaggaaAATGAAGTTCCttactctcccccccccaaagtgcCCAT GTCCGTACCCGTAGTTAAAAAGAAAGAGACTCCCAGCATCTTCTCATCTCAGTCGACGTTCTCTGACAAGAGCAATGACAGCA ACGTATCCAAGTCCTGCAGTGATGATGACAACGGCCCGGTGTTCTCTACCTACtccagcagctctgtgttcGACAAGCTATCGCAGGCAAAGAAAG CAGCTAAGAAGCCCTCCAATGAAGCCCCCAAACCCAAAAAGCAAGCCACACCGAGGGCAAAGAAACCAGATAAATCCATCTGGGATTCCGACTCTGACACCGAGTCCAAGAAGCCAGCGGCAGTTCTCAAAG GTAAATGCGGcgggaggaaaagaaaggggTCAGGCTCTGAAGAGGATTACAGCCCAATGAAGAAAGTGCCCAAACCTGTTGCCAGA AAACCTCCttctgatgatgaggaagatggTAGCAACAACCTGAGCACTAAAGCTCTGAGCCGTGACCGACCCGGCCGGGCCaagaaggaggtgaagtactTTGTGGAGTCGGACAATGAAGATGACGACGAtgacatgtttcttttttaa